In one ANME-2 cluster archaeon genomic region, the following are encoded:
- a CDS encoding DUF2892 domain-containing protein, which produces MDLSGALAYIVVLIGLIMLITGIIGHCGLYTVIGINTFKKKTD; this is translated from the coding sequence ATGGATTTGTCTGGTGCACTTGCCTATATTGTGGTGCTGATAGGACTTATCATGTTGATAACTGGAATAATTGGACACTGTGGATTATACACTGTTATTGGAATCAATACTTTTAAGAAAAAAACCGATTAG
- a CDS encoding DUF2180 family protein, producing the protein MLKCFMCDEKNKTEEAVSICIVCGMGLCMEHARRADLEIWEGHYPMPVKTMEKDLPRFLCEYCIEATYIATD; encoded by the coding sequence ATGCTAAAATGTTTTATGTGTGATGAAAAAAATAAGACAGAAGAAGCTGTTAGTATCTGCATAGTCTGCGGCATGGGATTATGCATGGAACATGCTCGAAGGGCAGACCTGGAGATATGGGAAGGTCACTACCCTATGCCTGTGAAAACAATGGAAAAAGACCTGCCCAGGTTCTTATGTGAGTATTGCATAGAAGCAACATATATTGCAACAGATTAA
- a CDS encoding DUF2180 family protein translates to MKCYICAEQGKHTDAVGVCIVCGMAVCREHMIREETPVWDGTYPVRLKTDLEHVKRIICPPCHAALKENI, encoded by the coding sequence ATGAAATGTTATATCTGTGCAGAACAAGGAAAACATACCGATGCAGTGGGAGTATGTATTGTCTGTGGAATGGCAGTATGCCGTGAACACATGATCAGGGAGGAAACACCTGTATGGGATGGAACATATCCTGTAAGATTAAAAACGGATCTGGAACATGTTAAACGAATAATCTGCCCGCCATGCCATGCGGCATTAAAGGAAAATATTTAA
- a CDS encoding FtrB — protein MAQSKDLETEMYEWAKANASESGYKLNPDYDIVMTAIKGLANNKKKYGEVYCSCRVITGDKEKDRKIICPCAYRSRDMDRKGACKCALYVK, from the coding sequence ATGGCACAATCCAAAGATTTAGAAACTGAAATGTATGAGTGGGCTAAAGCGAATGCGTCAGAATCAGGGTACAAATTGAATCCTGATTATGACATTGTAATGACAGCCATAAAAGGTCTTGCCAACAATAAGAAAAAATATGGAGAAGTGTACTGTAGCTGCAGGGTAATTACAGGTGATAAAGAAAAAGATAGGAAGATCATCTGTCCGTGTGCATATCGCAGCAGGGATATGGATCGAAAAGGAGCATGTAAATGTGCACTGTATGTGAAATGA
- a CDS encoding MBL fold metallo-hydrolase, whose amino-acid sequence MTDEVEPLALARGVYWVGVIDWNLRDFHGYVTPKGTTYNAYLVVDDKITLVDTVKAEFSAEMLKRISQIVDPAKIDYVIVNHVEMDHSGSLPTIMKAAPDATIYCSKNGKDGLHLHYKADGCEDWAIEVVKTGSELSLGSKTLMFIEATMLHWPDSMHTYIKEDKILLSNDAFGQHIATSKPFDDEVGDVMAEAAEYYANILMPFGRIILKYIDTVKELGIDINMIAPGHGIIWRQDPAKIIAAYGRWARSETTKKVLIIYDTMWGSTHTMAKSILDGIKAAGVEVKLINIRKIDLSGIITEVLEAPVIIVGSPTLNNGIFPSVSGFLTYLKGLHPKGRQAVAFGSYGWGGGAVKAMEKELEMAGFKLIEPGMQIRYRPDEEGIAACRQLGERIAGFV is encoded by the coding sequence TTGACAGATGAAGTAGAACCGCTGGCATTGGCCCGGGGTGTATACTGGGTGGGCGTAATAGACTGGAACTTAAGGGATTTTCATGGCTATGTAACCCCAAAAGGGACCACGTATAATGCATATCTGGTAGTGGATGATAAAATTACGCTTGTGGATACGGTAAAAGCTGAGTTCTCAGCCGAGATGCTCAAACGAATAAGCCAGATAGTAGATCCCGCAAAGATCGACTATGTAATTGTAAACCATGTTGAAATGGACCATTCAGGATCACTTCCGACAATTATGAAAGCAGCGCCAGACGCAACGATATACTGCTCAAAGAATGGTAAGGATGGTCTGCATCTGCACTATAAGGCAGACGGCTGCGAGGACTGGGCCATCGAGGTCGTTAAAACAGGCTCTGAATTAAGCCTGGGCAGCAAGACCCTGATGTTTATCGAAGCAACCATGCTGCACTGGCCCGATAGTATGCACACCTATATTAAAGAAGATAAGATACTGCTGTCAAATGATGCTTTCGGTCAGCATATTGCAACTTCAAAGCCTTTTGATGATGAAGTTGGAGACGTAATGGCAGAAGCTGCTGAATATTATGCAAATATCCTGATGCCATTTGGCCGGATCATCCTAAAATACATTGACACTGTGAAAGAACTGGGCATTGACATCAACATGATCGCACCTGGTCACGGCATTATCTGGAGGCAGGATCCGGCAAAGATAATAGCAGCCTACGGGCGCTGGGCCAGAAGTGAGACTACTAAAAAAGTGCTGATCATCTATGATACCATGTGGGGCAGTACCCATACCATGGCAAAATCAATACTGGATGGTATAAAAGCGGCCGGAGTAGAAGTAAAACTTATAAACATTAGAAAGATCGATCTGAGCGGTATAATAACAGAGGTACTGGAAGCACCTGTGATCATTGTGGGTTCTCCTACCCTGAACAATGGGATATTTCCGTCTGTTAGCGGATTCTTGACCTACCTTAAAGGATTGCACCCCAAGGGCAGGCAAGCTGTGGCCTTCGGATCATATGGCTGGGGCGGCGGTGCTGTAAAAGCAATGGAAAAGGAACTGGAAATGGCTGGATTTAAGTTGATCGAGCCAGGGATGCAGATACGATATCGGCCCGATGAGGAGGGAATAGCAGCCTGCCGGCAACTGGGTGAACGGATAGCCGGGTTTGTATAA
- a CDS encoding ferritin family protein, protein MSKDIMIEFEGSIDNIASLEDAVNTALTIEQQGHKFYLDKAGTSTGIAAKGLFEYLAAEEGRHIEYLNDFLKTGHLSVLNEAAPPDFTRSFASEFTEEKPGELDVLMSALRFEQKNENFYKELAVWTHNFEQKEFFDMMASFEHGHVELIDGFIDAATQFRMET, encoded by the coding sequence ATGTCGAAAGATATAATGATAGAGTTTGAAGGATCAATTGATAATATTGCATCCCTTGAAGATGCAGTGAATACCGCACTTACGATTGAACAGCAGGGACATAAGTTTTATCTTGATAAAGCAGGGACTTCAACTGGTATAGCTGCAAAAGGTCTATTCGAATACCTGGCAGCAGAAGAGGGCAGGCATATAGAATATCTCAATGATTTTCTGAAAACAGGGCATTTATCTGTTTTAAATGAGGCTGCTCCACCGGATTTTACTCGGTCTTTTGCCAGTGAGTTTACAGAAGAAAAACCGGGTGAGCTGGATGTATTGATGAGTGCTCTACGGTTTGAGCAAAAGAACGAGAATTTTTACAAAGAACTTGCAGTATGGACACACAATTTTGAACAGAAGGAGTTCTTTGATATGATGGCATCTTTTGAACACGGACATGTGGAACTCATTGACGGCTTTATCGATGCTGCAACACAGTTTCGAATGGAAACGTAG
- a CDS encoding YHS domain-containing protein: MAIDPICKMEVDESTAQHTSEYKGKKYYFCAPGCKKEFDNNPEKYC, encoded by the coding sequence ATGGCAATAGATCCCATATGTAAAATGGAAGTGGATGAATCAACAGCACAGCACACTTCAGAATACAAGGGAAAGAAATATTATTTCTGTGCCCCTGGCTGCAAAAAGGAATTCGATAACAATCCGGAAAAGTATTGTTGA
- the afpA gene encoding archaeoflavoprotein AfpA: MKRIAWGITGSGDMIQETYDVMVNIKKKTDLEFMVFLSKEGETVLKWYRMWNDIQRDFNNFKTDAGPNSPFIAGPLQVGFYDLLLIAPATANTVAKIVNGIADSLVTNVVSQTAKGDTPIYILPVDQVRGTVKTITPTGKTLELKMRNVDVSNSEKLAQMENITVLKSPEEIYEVIGI; this comes from the coding sequence ATGAAAAGGATAGCATGGGGAATTACCGGTTCAGGTGACATGATACAGGAAACATATGATGTCATGGTCAATATAAAGAAAAAGACAGACCTTGAATTCATGGTATTCCTGTCAAAAGAAGGTGAAACTGTATTGAAATGGTACCGCATGTGGAATGATATCCAGCGTGATTTTAACAACTTCAAGACAGATGCCGGGCCCAATTCGCCTTTCATTGCAGGTCCGCTTCAGGTAGGGTTCTACGACCTGCTGCTTATCGCACCTGCAACAGCAAATACTGTGGCAAAGATCGTCAATGGAATTGCGGACAGCCTGGTCACAAATGTTGTGTCCCAGACCGCAAAAGGAGATACTCCTATCTATATACTGCCGGTCGACCAGGTCAGGGGTACTGTCAAAACAATAACTCCTACCGGAAAGACGCTTGAGCTCAAGATGCGCAATGTAGATGTATCAAATTCCGAAAAACTTGCGCAGATGGAGAATATCACAGTATTGAAAAGTCCTGAGGAAATCTATGAGGTAATAGGAATATAG
- a CDS encoding rubrerythrin family protein: MTSVKTTQTEKNLLTAFAGESQARNRYTFFASAAKKAGYEQISAIFIETADNEKEHAERLFKFLEGGEVEITGSFPAGIIGDTASNLEAAADGENHEHTTMYPQFAEVAQKEGFSEIAEVFRNIAVAEKAHEERYRALIENIKNNMVFKRDTVVKWKCRNCGYIHEGTEAPGECPACAHARAYFELWAKNY, encoded by the coding sequence ATTACAAGCGTAAAAACAACGCAGACGGAAAAGAACCTATTGACCGCTTTTGCGGGAGAATCGCAGGCAAGAAACCGCTATACATTTTTCGCATCAGCAGCGAAAAAAGCCGGGTATGAACAGATATCAGCCATCTTCATAGAGACTGCTGATAATGAAAAAGAACATGCTGAAAGATTATTCAAATTCCTCGAAGGCGGCGAAGTAGAAATTACCGGTTCATTTCCAGCAGGTATAATAGGTGATACAGCATCAAATCTTGAAGCCGCAGCCGATGGCGAGAATCATGAACATACAACGATGTATCCACAATTTGCTGAAGTGGCCCAAAAAGAAGGTTTTTCTGAAATTGCAGAAGTGTTTAGAAATATCGCAGTGGCTGAAAAGGCACACGAAGAACGCTACCGTGCACTGATCGAGAATATTAAAAATAACATGGTATTCAAGCGGGACACTGTCGTAAAATGGAAATGCCGTAACTGCGGATACATCCATGAAGGTACAGAAGCACCTGGAGAGTGTCCGGCATGTGCTCATGCAAGGGCATATTTCGAGTTGTGGGCGAAGAATTATTAA
- a CDS encoding DDE-type integrase/transposase/recombinase: MVKPTETYTEKEQERIDAVNRYQRGERPSKICKSLGRSRSWLQKWVGRYNSLNKSHEKEWFKEESRAPKNVHRKTDSEIEQLVVNVRKSLLEGATEDTKYRCIGAVEIQFRMHELGYSEDVTPSLSTIKRIIKRNGLIVQKRKRYIRCKSKKRYTLLNPTKANDVHQMDFVGPRHIKGYGRISSLNLIDVVSSKAHIQQYAGQTMDDVIEFLFDCWTKNASPNYLQMDNGASFICDLIHSRHFSRVVRLCLHLGVEPVFIAPSKPWMNGTIEDLNGDFGEKLWEREQWTDLEHIRSEAKTFLMRHNNHQDWKYRMTDLEAIPHRKLPEDFEIGVDSLPITEGKVHFIRQVKGDGTISVLNEDFDVGESLAYEYVWATIDTKQEQLKVYYRDKNAEEASLIKIYEYKIGENIKRFE; this comes from the coding sequence ATGGTAAAACCAACTGAAACATATACAGAAAAGGAACAGGAGCGTATTGATGCGGTCAATCGATATCAAAGGGGCGAACGCCCCTCCAAAATCTGCAAAAGTCTTGGCAGGTCAAGATCATGGTTGCAAAAATGGGTTGGGAGATACAACAGCCTCAATAAAAGCCATGAGAAGGAGTGGTTCAAAGAAGAATCCAGAGCACCGAAGAATGTTCACCGGAAAACGGACTCGGAGATAGAACAGCTTGTGGTGAACGTGCGAAAGTCACTCTTGGAAGGGGCAACCGAAGACACAAAGTATCGCTGTATCGGAGCCGTTGAGATACAATTTCGTATGCACGAGCTTGGTTACTCAGAAGATGTGACCCCAAGCCTGTCAACAATCAAACGCATCATCAAAAGGAACGGCCTGATAGTCCAAAAGAGGAAGCGATACATCAGATGCAAGTCCAAGAAACGGTACACTCTGTTAAATCCTACTAAAGCTAACGATGTCCATCAGATGGACTTTGTGGGACCGCGACACATCAAGGGCTATGGGAGGATCTCGTCCCTGAATTTGATTGATGTTGTTAGCAGCAAGGCACACATCCAGCAGTACGCAGGGCAGACTATGGATGACGTAATCGAGTTCTTGTTCGATTGCTGGACTAAAAATGCGAGTCCTAATTATCTTCAAATGGATAATGGCGCCTCTTTTATCTGTGATTTAATACATTCAAGGCATTTCAGTCGTGTCGTGAGGTTGTGCCTCCATCTCGGTGTCGAGCCCGTGTTTATCGCACCAAGCAAGCCATGGATGAACGGTACAATAGAAGACTTAAATGGGGATTTTGGAGAGAAATTGTGGGAACGAGAACAATGGACAGATCTGGAACACATTCGGAGCGAGGCGAAAACTTTCCTGATGCGGCACAATAATCACCAGGACTGGAAGTATCGGATGACTGATTTGGAGGCTATACCGCACCGCAAACTTCCAGAGGATTTCGAGATTGGTGTGGATAGTCTGCCAATCACAGAGGGAAAAGTGCACTTTATCCGACAGGTGAAGGGAGATGGAACAATCAGTGTGCTGAATGAGGACTTTGATGTCGGTGAATCGTTGGCTTATGAATATGTCTGGGCTACTATCGACACAAAACAGGAACAATTAAAGGTATACTATCGGGACAAGAACGCAGAAGAGGCGAGTCTTATCAAGATTTATGAGTACAAGATTGGTGAAAATATAAAAAGATTTGAATAG
- a CDS encoding hydrogenase iron-sulfur subunit yields MRIGVYICHCGSNIAGNLDVESVREFAGNLSDVVVSKDINYACGDQGQDEIKKDIQELDLDRIVVAACSPRLHEVTFRRMAQAAGLNPYLVEMVNIREQCSWVHRDAYHYATQKAKDLVAMGVARARLLNPLNVESVPANRDVLVIGGGVTGIQAALNLADSGIKVHLVEQDSTIGGWMARLNDVFPTNDCSMCVLAPKMTEAADHPNITLHTYSEIQDIIGHIGNFHVSVVHKPRYVDVSKCKGCIELCGSVCPIEVPVEVDGGLSLRKAIYLPMSQAVPFVAVVDPKHCVGCGLCVKACEPEAIDIDQKEEFVVFDVGAIIVATGYHLFDASRKPEYGYGIVKNVITSMELEQMLNASGPTQGRLVRPSDGREAKRVAFIQCVGSRDETVGNPYCSRVCCMAAIKNAGLIMNRNPENHVTVHYIDIRAGGENYEEYYIKQQEKGVEFIRGRVASVKEVDGEAVITYEDTMTGEIVDSTVDLVVLSVGLEPNTNADSIVDYLNLSRRPDRFIQVAHPKMRPVDTHTRGVFVAGCASGPKEIQVSIAQGMAASARAQGLLSSGSIQKDVMGVRLVDELCNGCRLCEEVCTYGRIKVIDGKAVVDELTCGGCGTCAAACPRGALQTRHSTDEQILAQVRAATEDIRETPLIIGFLCNWCSYAAADLAGTQGVSYPTNIRNIRVMCAGRVNPSFVLEALKGGADGVLVAGCRLDECHYISGNARAQQRMDVLRDVLAELGIDQGRVRTAWVAASEAGKFAGEVSRFVEDLEKMGTIGSELDK; encoded by the coding sequence GTGCGCATAGGAGTCTATATTTGCCACTGCGGCAGCAATATCGCAGGAAACCTGGATGTTGAGTCAGTCCGCGAATTTGCCGGCAACCTGTCCGACGTTGTAGTTTCAAAGGATATCAACTATGCTTGCGGTGACCAGGGGCAGGATGAGATCAAGAAGGATATTCAAGAACTGGACCTTGACCGTATTGTAGTAGCTGCTTGTTCACCAAGGCTGCATGAAGTGACATTCAGGCGAATGGCACAGGCAGCCGGACTGAACCCATACCTGGTCGAGATGGTCAACATCAGGGAGCAGTGCTCATGGGTGCATAGGGATGCATATCATTATGCCACCCAAAAAGCCAAGGACCTGGTGGCCATGGGAGTTGCAAGGGCAAGGCTGCTTAATCCACTGAACGTTGAAAGCGTACCCGCCAACAGGGATGTGCTGGTGATAGGGGGTGGAGTGACAGGCATCCAGGCGGCCCTTAACCTGGCAGACAGCGGGATAAAGGTCCACCTTGTTGAGCAGGATTCCACCATTGGCGGCTGGATGGCACGTCTCAATGATGTTTTCCCCACAAATGACTGTTCCATGTGCGTGCTGGCGCCAAAGATGACAGAAGCAGCAGACCATCCGAACATTACCCTGCATACTTATTCTGAAATCCAGGATATCATCGGCCATATAGGGAATTTCCATGTATCGGTAGTGCATAAGCCAAGGTATGTGGATGTATCCAAATGCAAAGGCTGCATCGAACTGTGTGGATCCGTATGTCCTATAGAGGTACCAGTGGAAGTGGATGGGGGGCTCAGCCTGCGTAAGGCTATCTACCTGCCCATGTCCCAGGCAGTGCCATTTGTGGCAGTTGTGGACCCGAAACACTGTGTAGGCTGCGGGCTGTGCGTGAAGGCCTGTGAACCTGAAGCCATTGATATTGACCAGAAAGAAGAATTTGTGGTGTTTGATGTGGGTGCTATTATAGTTGCTACAGGCTACCATCTTTTTGATGCATCCAGGAAGCCCGAGTACGGATATGGCATTGTGAAAAACGTCATTACCAGCATGGAACTGGAACAGATGCTTAACGCATCGGGTCCGACACAGGGACGATTGGTCCGTCCTTCGGACGGACGCGAGGCAAAACGGGTGGCCTTCATCCAGTGTGTAGGTTCCAGGGATGAGACTGTGGGCAACCCGTACTGTTCAAGAGTGTGCTGTATGGCTGCTATAAAAAATGCCGGACTTATTATGAACAGGAACCCTGAAAATCATGTGACTGTTCATTATATAGATATCAGGGCGGGCGGAGAGAACTATGAGGAATATTATATCAAGCAGCAGGAGAAAGGTGTTGAGTTCATAAGGGGCAGAGTGGCATCGGTAAAGGAGGTGGACGGTGAGGCTGTGATCACCTACGAGGATACCATGACAGGTGAGATAGTGGACAGTACTGTTGACCTGGTCGTGCTCTCTGTGGGCCTGGAGCCAAATACTAATGCAGACAGCATTGTGGATTACCTGAACCTGAGCCGGCGGCCCGATAGGTTCATTCAGGTAGCCCATCCTAAAATGCGGCCCGTGGATACCCATACCAGGGGCGTGTTCGTGGCTGGCTGTGCTTCGGGACCAAAAGAGATACAGGTATCTATTGCACAGGGAATGGCGGCATCTGCCAGGGCACAGGGACTGCTTAGCAGCGGTAGTATCCAAAAAGATGTGATGGGTGTAAGGTTAGTAGACGAACTGTGCAATGGCTGCCGGTTGTGCGAGGAAGTATGTACTTACGGCAGGATCAAAGTTATTGACGGCAAGGCTGTTGTGGATGAGCTGACCTGCGGCGGGTGCGGTACCTGTGCAGCGGCATGTCCACGGGGAGCCCTGCAGACCAGGCATTCTACTGATGAGCAGATACTGGCCCAGGTTCGGGCTGCTACAGAGGATATCAGGGAGACTCCATTGATCATTGGGTTTTTGTGCAACTGGTGCAGTTATGCGGCGGCAGACCTGGCAGGGACGCAGGGTGTATCCTATCCGACAAATATCAGGAACATCCGTGTGATGTGTGCGGGAAGGGTGAACCCGTCTTTTGTGCTGGAGGCATTGAAGGGCGGTGCGGACGGCGTGCTGGTGGCAGGGTGCAGGTTGGATGAATGCCATTATATTTCAGGGAACGCCCGGGCCCAGCAGCGGATGGATGTACTCAGGGATGTGCTGGCTGAACTTGGGATCGACCAGGGGCGTGTGAGGACTGCATGGGTGGCGGCAAGTGAGGCTGGGAAGTTTGCAGGTGAGGTCAGCAGGTTTGTGGAGGATCTGGAAAAGATGGGGACTATCGGGAGCGAGCTGGATAAATAA
- a CDS encoding ATP-binding cassette domain-containing protein encodes MIRIEGLHRNWKEFALKGLDLEVQDGEYFVILGPTGAGKTLLLELIAGFHAPDSGEIFINEKNVTGLPPEKRNIGFVYQDYSLFPHLDVRKNIEFGLRMRGIRDRSRVERMAENLNISHLLHRYPLTLSGGEQQRVALARVLLIEPNVLLLDEPLSALDPGTQDTTRRLLKKIHSMSDLMVIHVTHNQTEAQILADRIAVMMDGRIVQVAAANEVFDRPLNDRIAHFMGVENVLKGTVTSNSEGLTNIALDSCEIEAVSRCAVGETVHACLRPENVTISVVPVKSSARNAFEGVVIEIEPMGALLRVKVDCGFVVNSFITKQSALELGLGLGKRVTVSFKATAVHVV; translated from the coding sequence ATGATAAGGATTGAAGGTCTGCACCGGAACTGGAAAGAATTTGCGCTTAAGGGATTAGACCTTGAAGTGCAGGATGGTGAATATTTCGTAATACTTGGTCCTACAGGTGCCGGGAAGACGCTCCTGCTTGAACTTATTGCAGGATTTCATGCACCGGACAGCGGTGAGATATTTATTAATGAGAAAAACGTCACAGGACTGCCACCTGAAAAGCGCAATATTGGTTTTGTTTACCAGGACTATTCCCTTTTCCCGCACCTGGATGTCAGGAAGAATATCGAGTTCGGACTGCGCATGAGAGGTATCAGGGATCGCAGCAGGGTTGAAAGGATGGCTGAGAACCTGAACATCTCACACCTTCTGCATAGATATCCGCTGACACTTTCAGGTGGTGAGCAGCAGCGGGTTGCGCTTGCGCGCGTGCTTCTCATTGAACCGAATGTGCTGCTGCTGGATGAGCCGCTTAGCGCCCTTGACCCCGGGACCCAGGATACGACCAGGCGATTGCTGAAAAAAATACACAGCATGTCCGACCTGATGGTTATCCATGTTACTCACAACCAGACAGAAGCACAGATACTGGCTGATCGCATTGCAGTTATGATGGATGGCAGGATAGTGCAAGTTGCAGCAGCAAACGAGGTGTTTGACAGACCGCTTAATGACCGTATCGCTCATTTTATGGGGGTTGAAAATGTGCTGAAAGGAACAGTCACTTCTAACAGTGAAGGACTTACTAATATTGCCCTGGATAGCTGTGAGATCGAGGCGGTGTCAAGGTGTGCGGTTGGTGAAACAGTACATGCGTGCCTGCGACCTGAGAATGTGACAATTAGTGTAGTGCCTGTTAAAAGCAGTGCCAGGAATGCGTTTGAAGGAGTGGTGATCGAAATTGAACCGATGGGTGCGCTTTTGAGGGTAAAGGTGGATTGCGGCTTTGTGGTAAATTCGTTCATAACAAAACAGTCGGCACTGGAGTTGGGGCTTGGGCTGGGTAAGCGTGTGACCGTATCATTTAAAGCAACAGCCGTTCATGTAGTCTAA
- a CDS encoding ABC transporter permease, whose protein sequence is MLTSRKAPEPLMLVFLFLALVLLLFVAVTLANMVIEQVVTDLPALINAACEKSVIKSISLSMYAGLVATLISLVLGIPAAYILARKDFFAKGFVESVLDIPVVVPHTVAGIALLTIFGANGLLGAPLESYIQFRDAFAGIVIAMLFVSAPFLTNSVREGFQNIDPRLENTARSLGAPMWKAFLFVTLPLAARHIMAGSIMCWARAISEFGAVVIIAYYPMIGPTLVYDRYLSYGLSASRPIAVLLILVTLTIFIAVRLLSAGWRIYDKD, encoded by the coding sequence ATGCTCACAAGCCGAAAAGCACCTGAGCCACTTATGCTTGTATTTCTTTTCCTGGCTCTGGTGCTGCTGTTATTTGTAGCTGTAACGCTTGCCAACATGGTGATAGAGCAAGTAGTCACTGACCTACCTGCACTTATAAATGCGGCTTGCGAAAAGTCTGTTATCAAGTCCATATCATTATCCATGTATGCCGGGCTCGTTGCAACTTTGATATCCCTGGTACTTGGGATACCTGCGGCATATATCCTTGCACGTAAGGACTTTTTTGCAAAAGGTTTTGTTGAAAGTGTGCTGGATATACCTGTTGTGGTCCCGCATACGGTAGCTGGCATAGCACTTCTCACGATCTTTGGTGCGAACGGCTTGCTTGGCGCTCCGCTTGAGTCATATATCCAGTTCAGAGACGCATTTGCCGGTATTGTCATTGCCATGCTCTTTGTATCTGCGCCCTTTTTAACCAACTCGGTGCGTGAGGGGTTCCAGAATATAGACCCCAGACTTGAGAACACAGCCCGTTCGCTTGGTGCTCCTATGTGGAAAGCGTTTTTATTTGTCACACTACCGCTTGCTGCACGCCACATAATGGCAGGTTCGATCATGTGCTGGGCCCGGGCGATAAGTGAGTTTGGTGCTGTCGTGATCATAGCATATTATCCGATGATCGGTCCGACACTTGTGTATGACAGGTATCTGTCTTACGGCCTGTCAGCGTCAAGACCTATTGCGGTTCTGCTGATACTGGTTACTCTTACAATATTCATAGCGGTAAGGCTTCTATCCGCGGGCTGGCGTATATATGATAAGGATTGA
- the wtpA gene encoding tungstate ABC transporter substrate-binding protein WtpA translates to MTIKNHIFLILTISLLLTAIFSVTGCIDNKTTPDSDVDSHDITANQTTESDEEAILKIFHAGSLSIPMAELEEKFETLHPNVDVQREPAGSRACIKKITELDKQTDILASADYTLIPTMMMPEYTNWYLAFAKNQIVIAYTDDSKYSSEVNSDNWYEILRRPDVTFGFSNPNDDPCGYRSVMVTQLSEAHYNDDNIFDDLMGDNTAIEMTLDNGTFTAVMPASEYIEPNTKKIMMRSMEVELSSALETGEIDYFYIYRSVAVQHGFKFVELPPQIDLSSVDYADEYNTVRLKTANGNIVVGTPIVYGITIPDNAMQPELGVEFIKLLLSVDGQNVFIDNGQPPIVPAVTNDLENVPAELRALL, encoded by the coding sequence ATGACAATAAAAAATCATATCTTTCTAATCCTGACAATATCCTTACTGCTCACAGCCATCTTTTCAGTAACCGGATGCATTGACAACAAAACTACTCCAGACAGTGACGTGGATTCACACGACATTACCGCCAATCAAACCACAGAATCTGACGAAGAAGCAATACTCAAGATATTCCATGCAGGCAGCCTTAGCATACCCATGGCAGAACTGGAAGAAAAGTTCGAAACGCTTCATCCGAATGTGGATGTGCAGCGCGAACCAGCAGGCAGCAGGGCGTGTATTAAAAAGATAACAGAGCTCGACAAACAGACAGATATTCTGGCATCAGCCGATTATACCCTCATTCCGACAATGATGATGCCGGAATATACTAACTGGTACCTTGCGTTTGCGAAGAACCAGATAGTCATAGCCTATACCGATGACAGCAAATACAGTAGCGAGGTCAATTCGGACAACTGGTACGAGATACTCCGCAGACCTGATGTGACATTTGGTTTCTCAAATCCAAATGATGACCCCTGCGGCTACCGCTCAGTAATGGTAACGCAGCTATCTGAAGCCCACTATAATGATGATAACATCTTTGACGACCTCATGGGAGACAATACCGCAATAGAGATGACACTTGACAATGGAACCTTTACAGCAGTAATGCCGGCCTCTGAATATATTGAGCCTAACACAAAAAAGATAATGATGAGAAGTATGGAGGTTGAACTTTCATCTGCACTTGAGACGGGCGAGATCGATTATTTCTATATTTACAGGAGTGTTGCAGTACAGCATGGATTCAAGTTTGTGGAACTCCCACCGCAGATAGACCTGAGCTCAGTTGATTATGCTGATGAATATAATACAGTCAGGCTCAAGACCGCAAACGGTAATATAGTGGTCGGCACGCCGATCGTCTACGGGATTACCATTCCAGACAATGCAATGCAGCCAGAGCTTGGAGTCGAGTTCATAAAACTGCTGCTCAGCGTTGACGGACAGAATGTATTCATAGACAACGGACAGCCCCCTATCGTACCAGCAGTAACGAATGATCTGGAAAATGTACCTGCCGAACTAAGAGCATTACTATAA